The DNA region ttgaccaatgaatcataaaagaaaataaataaattataattaaaCTATTTTTATTAATACTATAAAAAATACACTAAAACAATACATTCAATATAAAGTgtataaaaaattaatattacTTAATAGAATCATCAAATAGTTTTTGATATATATCAAAGATTAAAAAActtaatttaatttataaatgTATTAGAAAAAATTTACTCTAACATATCATattaagaaaaaaaattatatatatacATGTGATTCTAAAAATCAATCCgaataatattttaaaaaatattgaATTATATCTAAAAATATTTAAGTTTATATGAACTTGAATTAATAAATGAATTTAGGTGAATTGATTTGAACCTCTGAAATGTATAATATAAGATATTGAAGAGAGAGAATAGGAAGCTTACGTGTGTATTGGGGGGCTTGGCCAGTATTTATGCATGCAAAGCAAAAATTTACTGTGTAAAGAAATAATGAAAGTTTTTTGTTTCCTTGTGGGGATATTTCCTTTTTAATTTCTCCATGGAGCCCATTTGTGTGGGATCAAGTTTCGAGCTTTCTGATTGGGTCACTCTCTTTTTCAAACTTCATCTCTCAGGGCTATTACAGACAATCACTTCTCAATATCAATGTTCGAATCATACATATACATACATAACATTATCAACCCAGAgagagaaaataaaaataattaataattaataattaatgTAAAAGttgatttttcaaaaaaattaaataataaagCTGAAAGTTTAAAAGCAAGTTAAAAGAAAGCTGAGAGGATACCGAAAGGAACATAGAAAGAAAAGagcttttgtttttctttcttcttctccttcttctctttcttttcttctCTCTTTCATTCATCTCTTCTTTCATTATAGCCTCAAAATATAGCTACTATATACTTATAGGCTATTCTATATCATATACATAAAATATCCAAATTTTCTTTGCTATATTCAGTTTACAATTATCATGTTAGCTAATAGCTTATCTCCTTCTGAACCTTTTTCTTGCAATGAAAATGGTACATCTTCCAATAATAAAAGAAAACGAAGACCCGCCGGTACTCCAGGTTCGTTTTCATCTTCTTAAAAATTATCTTTCTTTCTCACTTCGAATATTCTTCTTATTTCAGAACTCGGAAGAACTGTTCTGAATTACTGAGTAACTGGACCAGAGTATTCCGAAAAGAAACTCCGGTCCAGAAATAAAAaatcttttatcatatatttttttaataatattttttattaaaaaaaatctatATGGATAGAGTTTATATTTATTATATATATGAATTTGAATATTATTTATGGAATTTACTTAGtataattttttataattaattgTTGGATTTGATGCTGATGCTAATgcttataatttttttttattggAATAGATCCAGATGCAGAAGTGGTGTCTCTCTCACCAAAAACATTGTTGGAATCAGATCGTTATGTATGTGAGATCTGCAACCAAGGATTCCAAAGGGACCAAAATTTGCAGATGCATAGAAGAAGGCATAAAGTACCATGGAAATTACTCAAGAGAGAAACACCAGTTGTTAGAAAACGAGTTTTTGTTTGTCCTGAACCAACTTGTTTGCACCATGATCCTTGTCATGCTCTAGGTGATCTTGTTGGTATCAAAAAACATTTTAGAAGAAAACATAGTAATCATAAACAATGGGTTTGTGAAAGATGTTCCAAAGGTTATGCAGTGCAATCTGACTATAAAGCTCATCTCAAAACTTGTGGTACTAGAGGTCATTCTTGTGATTGCGGTCGCGTCTTCTCAAGGTAATTCATTCGTTAATTCATTCATTCCTAATCCTTCTTTCGATTCATCTGAACTATCCGAAAACTCAGAAATTGGTGTATAAATTCATTTTATctctttcattcataattttatatttttatatatataattgtCCAATCGAGTTTTCTAGATTATCTAAAAATTCGTGGATAGATGAATTCATATTTTTCTctttaatttataattttatatatttaaatatattatttgttCATTCGAATTTTCTAGATTATCTGAAAACTCGTGAacaaatgaattgatttttttttaatttttcttaaaaatatatatatcatTAATATTTTTTTCTATGATTGATTCTTGATTCATAAAATGGTTTTGAGAAAATAGATCTAGTTAAATAtggatttttttgaaaattttgcTTTGTACTTTATTGGAAAAgaaacaaatatttttctttaaattttttgTTGTTGATAATTTTACACATTGTCTAATGATTATAATTAAATTGTGGAAAACTTTGGAGGTAAACTCTTTTACTTGAGATTTGACTTTAAAACAAAAGGTTTTTTGGAAAAAAATAGCAGAGATAAttaaaaagaagaagaaaaaaaattaagTAATATATTTGATTGATGGAACCTTAAtaaaaaaaatctcttttattttgTTTAACAAGATGACACTGTTCATTGACAGTTGAAGAACACAGTTCCCAATGCTCCGTTTTCCGTTGGTTTTATAACCGTTTTGTGTTTTCTTCAAAACTCATTCTTCCATTTTCATTCTCTCTACACCAATAACAATTTTCAtctttttttaattaattatttctattatttatataaatatatatttcatTGGAATTTTAATTCTCTCCTTCTTCAAAAAAATCACTATACCTTATTGAATCCTCTCATAAGTGTTCTTGGACTTTGTTTTGTCCTTTTATATTTTAGTGGAAACTAGAACCTCTTCTTCTCACCCCACCATTTGAAAAATCCAGTGGTTAGATACCTTTTCCAAACACCTTTTATATCCACTTTTTCTATTGTCTCTCTTCCTTTCTACCTTTCTTCCTTTGTACATTTTTATCTATCACTTTATATCTAATGAAAACCCTTTTTATGTTTTTCTTTTAAATCTCAATATATAGATATACTAGCTTATTTAGTACTACTAAATTTCTAATACTAACAAATCTTTCTTTTcctcatcttcttcttcatccaTGTCTCTATTATTCTTCTATATTATTGTTAATGAGGACGATAATAAGGTAGGTATTAATTAATTTTGTATCTGGTTATGAATATATTATGTTCAGAGAAAATTAAATACGAGTAGACTGATGATAGTATCTGATCGATAGAGTTTTTTATTGATGTTTTATGAATATATTTTTTTTTAGGGTTGAGAGTTTTATTGAGCATCAAGATGCTTGTAACATGGGAAGGATCCATAATTCAGAATCTCAACCAATACAAACACCAACTGCATGTTTATCAAGAACTGCTTCAAGTCCAAGTCCATCAAGTGAAACAAATTTCACCAATTGTCCATGGCAAACAAGGCTTCAAGTAATGCAAAATTCGATAAAAGAAAAACCAATATTCATGAACCCTATTATTACTCCTATTACTACTATTACACCTTCTTCTCAAATAACTTTGTCCAAGAACAATAAACTTGTGCTTCATCCAAACTTGGAACTTCAACTCTCCACCACAAACAACGCCAACAACTTCAGTATGAGTCTGGCACCAGACACGCCTTCGATCAGAAGTATCAGTGCTACAGAGGCTATTCAGAAGGCTAATCGATCGACTCAGTTGCATCTTGCAATAGGGTCGTCAGAGATGAGCCATCAAGAGAGAAATGAATCGAACAATTTTAGAAACAACTCATACTCATCGCCGAAAGAGAGTAGCAATAGCAATGAGAAGGTTCAATCAACAAACAGCATGGCTTTGTTTAAGGTTCAAGAACAAACAAAGGAACATCTAAGGATAGCCATGGCTGAAAAATCTTATGCTGAAGATGCAAGGAAACAAGCAAAGAAACAAATTGAAATGGCTGAACAAGAATTCAACAATGCAAAGAGAATAAGACAACAAGCACAAAGTGAACTTGATAAAGCCTATGGATTGAAGCAACATGCAATAAGGAAAATCAATTCAACTATGCTTCAAATCACTTGTCAAGCTTGCAAACAACAGTTTCAACATGAAGATAACTCTTTGGTTTTCAGCTATGTTTCTTCTGCCATAACAACTGAAGGTGGTGAAATAGAAAATGATGATGGAAAAGGAAAAACAACAACTAACTAatatcttcatcttcatcttcatcattatgTCATATCTTTTCTATTGTCTTCTTTATATTTTTCCATGTCCACTTTTTTTTTAAGGCTAATTAATATCTTTGTGAATTGGTATACCATGGTGAAGTAAGAGTAATATATGTTGGTTATTATGTAAGTTGGGATTAATTAAATTAAGGGTGGAGAAAAAAAGAGTGTATTAATTCATGTAACTTTAAGCAGTTTGTGAGATTTTATTTGTTAATTAAATTTGTCATAAATTAATGCATACAATAATCATAAAAAGAGTTTCACATATTATATAgttatattttttattcattGTTATACTTAAGATATATTTTAAATATCAGTCGCATCACGAAATCGACGCATATATAACATAAATTACTacataaattataaaaaaaatgtaATATTACAGCTTAAATTGTGAgtacaattttttaaaaaaatatttgattaTTATTATACTTTTTTTGATAAATTTTGGTTATAAGTTAATAGTGAGTGATGATATAAAATGATTATAAATAATAAATGAAGATGTTTTTTATGggtttgaaaatgcaatgaatAAGGGTGCAGAGGAAAACACAGAAAAATTTCTACCTTAAAGTTTAGTATATTTTGGATTATGTGTTTGGAGTATATGATAAGCATTAATTAAAGAAGAGAGGGTAGTGacaaaaaaaaataaagagagagagagaaatagAAATAGAAATAGAAAGAAATAGTGAGGTTGTTCCTTTTAGGTTCTGGCAAGATATAAATGTGAATAAAAAGCAATAAAATGCATGTTTTTCAGTGCCACTGTTGTCACAGACTCAGTCGTCACTTTCAAAGGCTTATAGAGAGACACAAACAAATctatgatgatgatgatgaattaaCACACACACCTTCACTTATCTTTGCATCAGAATCAGGGCCATGGCAGAAGTGGGCGCAACAGAGGACCCAGAATTAAGACAGAAGAAAAATACAGCATCTTTTCCTTATTATGCAGAGACcattcaaacattcaaatatAATTCAACCACTCTTGTGTTTTTCTGTTGtgttacaaaaattaaaatacatACTCACTCACTACTATATAGTAATACTAATATTTCTAAATtactatatattatatattataaGTTCGAAAATCCTAATTCAATATATAAAAGTCGATATTAATAGATCCATTGTCAATTCTACGGTCACATAGTTAATTCTATATAAATTTCTATTTTTTGATAGTATTTTTTTTGTTAACATTTTCTTTTTGCATTTGTGAAAAAAAATCAATtctatttaaatttatttaaatatcacattttttgacattatttatggtaatattttttgtttttaattgtaCTATTGATTTACTTTTAGAAAAAATCATATATGTTATGACTAAATTAATATAGATTAATCATTTGAAATACGGAGATTTTTTTAACTAAAACAATTACAACAtgaaaataaaattttcacaattttttttttaatttgaaatCATTTTATTGGTGATTTATTCTATGTTTTATGTTAGTTTTTTGGAAAATAAATGTGGCTCTATTTAACTCAAAAGGTTAATTTCTACATTTTTCTATGGAAGAATAAATATTATTAGTGTTTTATTTTTTATAGTTAATGTAGAGAGTTGATAACCCCTAGAATGATAGTGTAAATAAAGTTTTTGAAACACACTATTTTTATCTAATTTTTTCTAACCTAGTTAATGGTCACAAAGTAGTAGTAGTATATATATACTCTCTCTCATACACACATGCAAGATGTGCAACTGGATATTTGATTAGAAAAAGCTGTAAGTAAGAAAAGCCAAAGTCATGAGCAGGTTAATAAAGGGTCTTTATATATTTTAACATAAGTTTCAATATCAGTTATAAGCTTTTTCCCTTGGACCATGTGCTTCTTCTCTCTTGTTAATGTATCGTTGTAATTGCTAGGCTAGCCTCAGCACTTTTATCTGACCACCAATATTGATGTACAATTATTATGAAAGTGGAAGGTTTGCAGAATCAACTGCCTAAAGGGGTCCTTTTTGTAACTTGCCTTTGGATCATTCACACATTAAGTCTATAGTGTGGTGGGTGGGCTTAATGATCCAATTCTTGTGTCAATAAATAAGTACTTTGGACCAACACAAGTTGGTGTGAGCCTAGAATTAGGGTTAGACTCTTGTAATGTCATGATTAAGGTTCAAATTTAGAAGACTTGAACATAGATGAAATGGGTTGCATCTATTCATCTTAATTTATATTTTGAAAAGGAAGaaataaatttatttttcttCTCAAATTTTGTTAAAATGGACAACTCAACTTAAACAAGTCAGTCCGGGTGGGTCTTGGGTTATATTTAAGACTCAATATTATTATGGACTCAAAATACATCATGTGAGTCTAACTCTAAACGGATTGTGGACAATCAGACCATAAACAAACTGTTTATTtctttttataaaataaaataaaaaattacattatattttttttattaaatatcATACATATTTAAATATTATATCATTTTCAATTAATAATCTAACATATTTTAAAATAGAATACAGGTTTGAAATCGCTCaaaataatacaaaaatatttgatATAATACAAATTAATAGAATGCAAGAATTTTGTATAGTAAAATTtgaaataattaaatattaatttaattatataagtttaatatttaaaataaaaaattaaaataatgtGGGAAAAATTTAGTGAAACGTGACAATTTAATGTGTAGTTCTTTTTTTGAGTGAAACAACATAAATAATATAGACAATAgtataattttaaaaaattcagTTGTACACTTAGGTCCATACAAACTAATTAACCCTAATGATTAACATATTATTTAAGATCGATCTAAATAAAGTCCTTATAAATTTCAGATTTGAATTTTGAAACTCAAGTTCTAAATTTACGGATCGACTCACATGAACTAATATATTTTAACTACTTTAATCTAATCCACGTTCTTGTGTCCAATGTGTAGGTTTCTTCTGTTTTTGCGGCAAATAATCGATTTCCATGAAAATTTTAGAGTGGTTTTGACCGGTTTGTGTTTGTTT from Lathyrus oleraceus cultivar Zhongwan6 chromosome 1, CAAS_Psat_ZW6_1.0, whole genome shotgun sequence includes:
- the LOC127133500 gene encoding zinc finger protein SHOOT GRAVITROPISM 5; amino-acid sequence: MLANSLSPSEPFSCNENGTSSNNKRKRRPAGTPDPDAEVVSLSPKTLLESDRYVCEICNQGFQRDQNLQMHRRRHKVPWKLLKRETPVVRKRVFVCPEPTCLHHDPCHALGDLVGIKKHFRRKHSNHKQWVCERCSKGYAVQSDYKAHLKTCGTRGHSCDCGRVFSRVESFIEHQDACNMGRIHNSESQPIQTPTACLSRTASSPSPSSETNFTNCPWQTRLQVMQNSIKEKPIFMNPIITPITTITPSSQITLSKNNKLVLHPNLELQLSTTNNANNFSMSLAPDTPSIRSISATEAIQKANRSTQLHLAIGSSEMSHQERNESNNFRNNSYSSPKESSNSNEKVQSTNSMALFKVQEQTKEHLRIAMAEKSYAEDARKQAKKQIEMAEQEFNNAKRIRQQAQSELDKAYGLKQHAIRKINSTMLQITCQACKQQFQHEDNSLVFSYVSSAITTEGGEIENDDGKGKTTTN